In a single window of the Papaver somniferum cultivar HN1 chromosome 8, ASM357369v1, whole genome shotgun sequence genome:
- the LOC113306264 gene encoding cytochrome P450 71A1-like, translating into MTISKQFFWCFFPTLHSLYCADTRNTCIQDVFLGGVDTSAVTVSWAMTELIKNPEVMKKVQEEIRSYDLGMKGKVEESDLHQFIYLKMVITETMRLHPPGPLLLPRESKKL; encoded by the exons ATGACCATATCAAAGCAGTTCTTCTG GTGTTTTTTTCCCACCTTGCATAGTTTGTATTGTGCTGATACGAGAAATACTTGTATTCAGGATGTATTTCTTGGTGGTGTAGACACATCTGCTGTAACTGTCAGTTGGGCAATGACGGAACTGATCAAGAATCCAGAAGTAATGAAAAAAGTACAGGAAGAAATCAGAAGTTATGATTTGGGAATGAAAGGGAAGGTAGAAGAGTCAGACCTTCATCAGTTcatatatctaaagatggtgATTACAGAGACTATGCGACTACACCCACCAGGACCACTCTTGCTTCCGAGAGAGAGTAAAAAGCTCTGA
- the LOC113306265 gene encoding cytochrome P450 71B26-like encodes MIDSVSSNSTDPIDVFRMLVNLTDKILSRIAFGKTFQSRDQSSDGSRLQEILYDTMEALNGFSASDFLPSVGWIIDRITGVHGRIEKCFHDFDEYFQDIIDIHHNPERQKSKHEDLIDVLLKVEKDGRSTIH; translated from the coding sequence ATGATTGATTCTGTCTCTTCTAATTCTACTGATCCGATTGATGTTTTTAGAATGTTGGTTAATTTAACAGACAAGATTCTATCAAGGATTGCTTTTGGAAAGACATTCCAAAGTAGAGATCAATCTAGTGATGGTAGTAGACTTCAGGAAATCCTTTACGACACCATGGAGGCATTGAATGGTTTTTCAGCATCTGACTTTTTGCCCAGTGTAGGTTGGATTATTGATAGGATCACTGGGGTCCATGGGAGAATTGAGAAATGCTTTCATGATTTCGATGAATACTTTCAGGATATCATAGACATACATCACAACCCCGAGAGACAGAAATCCAAGCACGAAGATCTCATAGATGTTTTGCTGAAAGTCGAAAAGGATGGAAGGAGTACTATTCACTAA